The Alosa alosa isolate M-15738 ecotype Scorff River chromosome 9, AALO_Geno_1.1, whole genome shotgun sequence genome includes a region encoding these proteins:
- the si:ch211-121a2.4 gene encoding transmembrane protein 205, whose amino-acid sequence MATDMEPTVTTKLLHLIFLSTFWGMQIWVTFISSFVMDNHLNRHTFGFIQSRLFPFYHHIGSACAFFNLAIFAVHHPSDLLDEKEAFQIFIFFVCVTVAAINAQWFGQMTSEIMADMHLIEQACGLGLDIGLSSNREAYAKLCESDPKYKRLSNRLWLYHLLSSLCNLCCIVCNGYSLYYLAENLSTI is encoded by the exons ATGGCAACAGACATGGAGCCCACAGTCACTACCAAACTCCTGcacctcatcttcctctccacCTTTTGGGGAATGCAGATATGGGTCACATTTATTTCCA GCTTTGTGATGGACAACCACCTTAACAGACACACGTTTGGGTTCATTCAGAGCCGGCTGTTTCCATTCTACCATCACATTGGTTCAGCCTGTGCCTTCTTCAATCTGGCTATATTTGCTGTCCACCACCCTAGTGATCTTCTGGATGAAAAGGAAGCTTTCCAG ATCTTCatattctttgtgtgtgtgacggtggCTGCCATCAATGCCCAGTGGTTTGGCCAGATGACGTCCGAGATCATGGCAGATATGCACCTCATCGAGCAAGCCTGTGGACTGGGTCTGGACATTGGCCTCTCTTCAAATCGCGAGGCCTACGCTAAGCTCTGTGAGTCTGACCCCAAGTACAAGAGGCTAAGCAACCGCCTCTGGCTCTACCACCTACTGTCATCTCTGTGCAACCTATGTTGCATAGTTTGCAATGGCTACAGTCTGTACTACCTGGCCGAAAACCTTTCCACCATCTGA
- the LOC125300642 gene encoding tripartite motif-containing protein 29-like isoform X2 — translation MPEQKMSRKKTKPLVTQTHFNCPVCLDLLKDPVSVQTDLLPRPVLGKNILLAEMVEKMREEGAEGASVPHYAEPGDEECSVCIGRKRKATMACLECLNSYCESHFKSHEELFLTKKHKTINATGQLQERICGRHNKLLDVFCRSEQQCVCYECALDGHRGHDTISTYIERAEKQKQTNLAITQSIQGKENEIQEISTAMESLMVSAQTLVEQNKSDFTAFINSIMEWCSEVEQCIRGQERAQLSHARRQLSNLEQDIEGLKRRKAELEQLSHTEDDVHFLKNFPSLYNPLDQLSLWLSDGENGVNAIKAYGPRMENHLLNFCKKHLDTVSQKVRRVTLEGLTREDLIQCE, via the exons ATGCCTGAACAGAAAATGTCCAGAAAAAAGACGAAACCTCTAGTTACACAGACTCATTTCAACTGTCCAGTCTGTTTAGATTTATTGAAGGATCCAGTTTCAGTGCAGACAGACCTTCTCCCAAGACCGGTTCTGGGGAAGAACATCTTGCTGGCAGAGATGGTGGAGAAGATGAGGGAGGAAGGTGCCGAAGGAGCGTCTGTACCCCACTACGCTGAGCCTGGGGATGAAGAATGCAGTGTTTGCATAGGGAGGAAGCGCAAAGCCACCATGGCCTGTCTAGAGTGTCTGAATTCATACTGCGAGAGCCATTTCAAAAGTCACGAGGAGCTGTTCTTGACAAAGAAACACAAAACCATCAATGCCACTGGACAACTACAGGAGAGAATCTGTGGCCGTCATAACAAACTCCTGGATGTATTTTGCCGTTCTGAACAGCAGTGTGTCTGTTATGAATGTGCACTGGATGGACACAGGGGTCATGACACAATTTCAACTTACATAGAGAGGGCAGAGAAACAG AAGCAAACAAACTTGGCAATCACTCAGAGTATCCAGGGGAAAGAGAATGAGATCCAGGAAATATCAACAGCTATGGAATCTCTCATG GTCTCCGCGCAGACACTGGTAGAGCAAAACAAGAGCGACTTCACCGCGTTCATCAACTCCATTATGGAATGGTGCTCTGAGGTGGAGCAGTGCAtcagagggcaggagagagctCAGCTGAGTCACGCCAGAAGACAGCTGTCCAACCTGGAGCAAGACATCGAAGGACTGAAGAGGAGGAAAGCTGAACTGGAGCAACTGTCACACACCGAGGACGATGTTCATTTCCTCAAG AATTTTCCATCTCTTTACAACCCTCTAGACCAATTGTCGTTGTGGCTCAGCGATGGAGAGAATGGTGTCAATGCCATTAAAGCTTATGGGCCTAGAATGGAAAACCATTTGTTAAACTTCTGCAAAAAGCATCTGGACACAGTATcacaaaaag TGAGAAGAGTGACTCTTGAAGGCCTGACGAGAGAAGACCTCATACAGTGTGAGTAA
- the LOC125300642 gene encoding tripartite motif-containing protein 16-like isoform X1 — MPEQKMSRKKTKPLVTQTHFNCPVCLDLLKDPVSVQTDLLPRPVLGKNILLAEMVEKMREEGAEGASVPHYAEPGDEECSVCIGRKRKATMACLECLNSYCESHFKSHEELFLTKKHKTINATGQLQERICGRHNKLLDVFCRSEQQCVCYECALDGHRGHDTISTYIERAEKQKQTNLAITQSIQGKENEIQEISTAMESLMVSAQTLVEQNKSDFTAFINSIMEWCSEVEQCIRGQERAQLSHARRQLSNLEQDIEGLKRRKAELEQLSHTEDDVHFLKNFPSLYNPLDQLSLWLSDGENGVNAIKAYGPRMENHLLNFCKKHLDTVSQKVRRVTLEGLTREDLIQYATRLTLDPNTAYRHFSLSENNTKLSWSNTCCQFDHYDHPQRFVGCRQVFCEQRLYGRCYWEVEWSTRYKTSMAVSYLSIGRKDTDDKNRFGYNDQSWSLDCYPSGYEFRHNNNVTKIQRGCQSSRLAVYVDVEGGTLSYYEVSRSGILTTLHKHKTKFLKPVYVGFFGDAYTYLTICSLK; from the exons ATGCCTGAACAGAAAATGTCCAGAAAAAAGACGAAACCTCTAGTTACACAGACTCATTTCAACTGTCCAGTCTGTTTAGATTTATTGAAGGATCCAGTTTCAGTGCAGACAGACCTTCTCCCAAGACCGGTTCTGGGGAAGAACATCTTGCTGGCAGAGATGGTGGAGAAGATGAGGGAGGAAGGTGCCGAAGGAGCGTCTGTACCCCACTACGCTGAGCCTGGGGATGAAGAATGCAGTGTTTGCATAGGGAGGAAGCGCAAAGCCACCATGGCCTGTCTAGAGTGTCTGAATTCATACTGCGAGAGCCATTTCAAAAGTCACGAGGAGCTGTTCTTGACAAAGAAACACAAAACCATCAATGCCACTGGACAACTACAGGAGAGAATCTGTGGCCGTCATAACAAACTCCTGGATGTATTTTGCCGTTCTGAACAGCAGTGTGTCTGTTATGAATGTGCACTGGATGGACACAGGGGTCATGACACAATTTCAACTTACATAGAGAGGGCAGAGAAACAG AAGCAAACAAACTTGGCAATCACTCAGAGTATCCAGGGGAAAGAGAATGAGATCCAGGAAATATCAACAGCTATGGAATCTCTCATG GTCTCCGCGCAGACACTGGTAGAGCAAAACAAGAGCGACTTCACCGCGTTCATCAACTCCATTATGGAATGGTGCTCTGAGGTGGAGCAGTGCAtcagagggcaggagagagctCAGCTGAGTCACGCCAGAAGACAGCTGTCCAACCTGGAGCAAGACATCGAAGGACTGAAGAGGAGGAAAGCTGAACTGGAGCAACTGTCACACACCGAGGACGATGTTCATTTCCTCAAG AATTTTCCATCTCTTTACAACCCTCTAGACCAATTGTCGTTGTGGCTCAGCGATGGAGAGAATGGTGTCAATGCCATTAAAGCTTATGGGCCTAGAATGGAAAACCATTTGTTAAACTTCTGCAAAAAGCATCTGGACACAGTATcacaaaaag TGAGAAGAGTGACTCTTGAAGGCCTGACGAGAGAAGACCTCATACAGT ATGCTACCAGACTAACACTGGACCCAAACACAGCCTACCGTCACTTCAGTTTGAGCGAGAATAACACTAAGTTGTCATGGAGTAATACATGTTGCCAATTTGACCACTATGACCATCCGCAAAGATTTGTGGGATGCCGCCAGGTATTCTGTGAACAGCGCCTGTATGGTCGTTGCTACTGGGAAGTTGAATGGTCTACGCGGTATAAGACTTCTATGGCAGTGTCCTACTTAAGCATTGGACGGAAAGACACAGATGACAAGAACAGGTTTGGTTATAATGATCAGTCTTGGAGTTTGGATTGCTACCCCTCAGGATATGAATTCAGACACAATAACAATGTGACCAAAATTCAGAGAGGATGCCAATCAAGCAGATTGGCTGTGTATGTGGATGTTGAGGGAGGCACTCTGTCTTACTATGAGGTTTCCAGGTCTGGCATTCTCACTACCCTCCACAAGCACAAGACCAAGTTCCTGAAGCCTGTCTACGTAGGCTTTTTTGGGGATGCATATACATATTTAACAATTTGCTCCTTGAAGTAA